Below is a genomic region from Streptantibioticus cattleyicolor NRRL 8057 = DSM 46488.
CCGCGATCGTCCGGCACCGTGAGGTCAGCGAGGCGCCCAGCGCCGCCAGGTCCTCCAGACCGCCGCCCTTGTCGGCAGCCGCCCCGAGGACCTTCTCGATCAGCACGGTCGCCGCCGTCCCCCGCCGTCCCACCGCGATGTCCTCCGACTGTGAGGCCAGGTCGTCGTCGACGAGCACCCGGGCGCACGGTATGCCGCGGTGCGCGAGGCGTTCCGCCGCGATACCGAAGTTGATGCGGTCACCGGTGTAGTTCTTGACGATGTGCAACACACCGTCGGGCCCGGCCACCTCGCAGGACGCCTCGAAGATCTGCCTGTTGTGCGGCGAGGCGAAGATCCTGCCCGGACACGCCGCGTCCAGCATCCCCTCACCGACGAACCCCAGGTGCATCGGCTCGTGCCCCGAACCGCCCCCGGACACCAGCCCCACCCGCCGCGACGCCGATCGTCGCCGCGCGTACACATACCCCTGCCGGGCATCGTGCACCACAAGTTCGTGATGGGCCTCGGCGAACCCCGCCAAGGCATCGTCCACCAGGGGATCTGTGGCATTCGCGAAGTACGGGCCCATGGCGGCTCCTGAAGGTACGTGGCGTCCGGACAGCGGAAGCCATACCTCTCTCCCGCAACACATCCTCCGGCCGTCCCGGCCCACCGGCAACTCGCTCACCCCCCGCCCCACCGGAGCCCGGCCCCGTCCATAACACATCCCTCCGCCCCACGCACCCGGCCGGACCCCCGGTGACCCCGGATCACCGCGCCGAGGCGGCCGGACGCCCGGCACGCAGCGCCGCCCGGACCCGGTCCGCCTGGCGGGCGTAACGGTCGGGCTCGGACGCGTCCGTGGCCGTGGCGGCGCGCTGTGCGGTGATCCGCGCCTCCAGCAGGTGGCGGGCGGTACGGGACCGGGCGGCGTCGGCCTGCCGCTGGGCTTCGGCGAGCGCCTGCGCCCGGCGTACCCCGGGGGCGCGCAGGGCGGTCTCGTACGCCCGGCGGGCCTCCGCTTCCGCCTCCGGCGCGCGGGCCAGCAGCGCCAGCGCCGTCCGGCGGTACTCCGCCGCGGCCAGCTCCGCGGTGAGCCGCGCCTGGACGGCGAGCCCTTCCGGGGTGCCGCCGGCCGCGGCCATCGCGGCGCATTCGCGCTCGATGCGGGCGCGCAGGTTGGCCTCGGTCAACTCGGCGGTACGCCGCCCGGCCGCGCTGTCGCCCGGCTCGGTGGAGGCCGCCACGACCAGGGCGACGGCCCGTTCCACCACCGCGTGCACCGCGCGGCGCCCGGTGCACGCCGCACACCGGCCCGCCGACCGTTCGGCGCCGCAGTCCGCGCAGGCGAGCGCCTGCCGGGCCCGTTCGGCGGCCTCGGCCTCCGCCCTGCGCCGCGCCGCCTCCGCCTCACGCGCCGCCCGCCGCCGAAGGTCCTGCTCCCGGCGTACGGCGGCCTGCCGCGCGTCCTGCCGGGTACGGGCGGCCAGGCGGCGTTCGGTCTCGGCGCGGCGCTCCGGCTCGGGGGCGTGCGCCATGCCCGCGGTGACCTCCTCGGCGACCACGCGCCGTAGCGTGCGCCGGTCGGCGACCCGCAGCGCGCAAGCCGGGCACGTCGCGCCGGTGTCCATGCGCACCCCGTCGTCGCACCGGACGTCCCCGCATGCGCCCCGACGCGGCAGCCCGCGCCCCAGCAGCCACCCCACCGGGTCCGCCACCGCCTGGGGCCCGCCCTGCTCGCACAGCCGCCGGGTCAGCCGCTCGGCCAGCATCCGCGCGGCCGGATCCACCCCGGTCACCCCCGCGATCCGGGCCAGCTCGTCCCGCGCCGCCCGGGCCACCCGGATCCGGGCCCCCGCCCGGTCCAGCCGCGCCCACACCGCCGCCACCGGCGCCAGCGCCTCCCGCAGATCCCTCGGCGGCGCCGACACCGCGAAAGCGGCCAGCGGATCGGCGCCACGCGAGCGTTCGGCACGGGCGGCGGGGATCTGTGGCCGTTCCCCGCGCAGCGGGCGTCCGGCACCACGCCGGACGGAACGCTTCCCGACGGGCTTGACCCCGGCGGCACGGGCCCCCTCGCGCGCATCCGCGCGCTCCGGCCGACCACCGGACCCCCGACCGGCTACGCCGGAAAAGCGGGAACGAACGGTGACATGTGGCGAAACCTGGGTTGGTGAAGGGTGGTTGGGGTGAAGTGGGACAGCAGCGGGGTGCTCTGGAACCTCGCTGTCCGAATGCTGTGAGACCACCCCGATCCCATGGGCGGTACGGGTTCCGTCGGCCCCCTCCGCACCGGGTCCCCCGGGTGCAGCAGCGGGGCTGCGGAGTTCGGCACGGTCGGCGAGGTCGTCGAAGGACGCCTGCGCCCAGCCGTCGCCCGCCAACTCCCCGTTCTCCTCGGCCTGATGAGCTTCCTGAGCGCCATCGGGACCACCGTCGTGACCGTGACGGCAGCAGTCGCAGAGGATCACCCGATCGGGGGAGGGCTGCGTTTCCTCCTCGTTGACGGAGGAGACCTCGGAGGCCGGGAACATCTCGTCGAACTCGTCGTCGTCCTCGAACGGTTCGTCCCACGAGGACTCGTCCGCCGAACCGTCGCCGCTCCGCCCGTTGGCCGCCGCGACCGCGGGGACCACCAGCCGGGTCTTGCCGAAGAGCCCGGAACTGGTCTTCACCGGCACGGTGACGACGGCCTCCAGCCGCTTGAGCCGGGCCAGCACCTTGCTGCCGCCGGAGATCGAACACCCCAGGGCCCGGGCCACCGTCGCCGCCGCGCGCCCCCGTCCGTCCGGCAGCGAGCCGCCCACCAGCCGCACCCGCCCGTCCGAGCCGGCCTGGAGCACCAGCAGCAGCAGCGCGAGCCGGTCCGTGGCCGCCCCCCTCCCCCGCTGCCCCGCCAGCAGCCCGGCGGGCGTCGCGCCCTTGCCCCACCCCGGTGCGAACAGCGCCTCCAACAGGCGCAGCAACGTGACCAGTTCCTTCTTGGACAGCGCCAGCGGATGGCCGACGTCACCACGGCGCCGGGCCTGCCACAACGGCATGACCACGCACTCCAGCCCGGTGGTACGCCCGGAATCCGTCCTGGTGGTACGCCGGGTCACCGCCCGGGACTCCTTGAGGGAGGGCAGCACGGTGTGGTCGACCATCGACTCCGACATCCCGATCCAGCGCCCGAGTTCACCGGCGCGGATACGGGTGCGGCAGGTCCGGTGATCGGCCTTGGCCATCAGCACCACGGCACTGAGCCGGGCCGCATCCGTCAACCCGACGAGCGGCTGTTCATCCAGCAGGGTCCGTACGGCGGTGTAGAGGCGCCGACGCATCCCGGGCCCGAGGTGCAACGGATCCCCAGGACCCCGCATCGGAGCGGGTCCGGCCTGGTCAGCGGCGGTACGAGCACGCTGCCGGGGAGCACGGGAACGGGGTGGACGGACGGTCGCAGGCGCGTCGTCTGCGGTGGGTGGGGTCGACTCCGGTGGCGCGCCATCACCTGTTTGAGGCAAGAGTGAGCCGACCCTTGTGCGGGTAGCTATGATTTACTCCGGTAAGTGAGACAGAGGGGGAGGCCCCTCCACCTAGCTCGGAACTCTGAATGGCATGGGAACCAGATGAAGGCCGCGTAGGGTGGAAACGACCTTCAGTCAGAGCTGGACGACGAGTTCAGTAGAGGCTGGATGTCACCTCCTTCTCGACAACGCGAGTGGCCCGGGAGTGCAGATCCCGGGCCACTCCGCGTTTCGCGGCTGTGTCTGTGGCCCCGCTGCACCGACTGGGGCTGAGCCCAGGGGAAGGCCGCGGGTAAGACATCGCTGAGTCGGTCGCTGGACCAGCCGCCCCGCGGGCGTGACCCGTCCGATCGGTGAGCACCTGCCCGGTCAGGCCGCAGACTTGGGGTTCTGCGGACGACGGCGGCGGTGCTTGAGATTCGCTATGGCGTCCGGAAGCTCGGAGACCCACAACCCGACCGGGATCCTGAAGGCCACCCGTCCACCGAGGTGCTCCAGATCGAAGGCGGCCCGCTTCGCCGGGGTGGTGACCAGGTGGACGGAGTCCTCCAGCACCCACAGCGCCGTGTCCGGCGTGGTGTTGGGGTCCGAGGCCGCCTCCCGGGCGGCCTCCACCGCGCTGGACTGCCACAGCTCCAGCTCCTGGCGTGCGCTGCGCGGCCGGCGTACCCCGGGCCAGACGATCTGGGACACGAACGCATAGACGCGCAGCGCCACCACGGAGTCCTCGAAATGCGGCTCGTAGAGGACGCCCTGGTCGCGCGCCTTCCAAGCCCACGACTCGCTCAGACCGGCCGCGATGGCGACGGCGCTGGTGCTGAGTTGATTGCTGGTCAGCGACATGGTTTCGCATCTCCGATGAGCAAGGTGTCGATCGTGATGCACACCATAGCGCAAATTGGCCGAGCGTTTCTTGGGTCACTAGACGTTCGGCGTGTCATTTCCGCCGCAACGTTTCTGCGAACGCCCGATTTCTAGGGGTTGTTGACGCGAAGTTCGTGCCTTCGTTAGGTCGCACGCTCTAGTGTCGCAGAGATCGTGAGATCGCTCGAATGCTCGTCAGTTTGTGTGCGTGTTCGTGCTGGTGTTGGTTCTAGCGTTGCAACAACCGTTGTAGTTGGTGTTGTAGTAAGCGTTGCAGATGGCGTTGTATGGAACGTTGTAGAGGGCGTTGCAGCCGTTCTGTCATAGAGGGGTCATGAAAAACGGGTGGGGCGGGTGGTTCCGGCGTCGATGTGCCGGAACCACCCGCCCCACCCGTGGAAGGACGACAACTCCCCCGGTGATCGAGGGGAGGGATCCCCCGGTGGCTTCAGGGGAGGAGGACGGGGGTCAGGTGCCCGTACCGGGCCCCGCCTTGCGGACGCGTTGCGGTCGCTGGAGCGGACCCTCCTCGTCCATCGCCTGGAGGAAGCGTTCGATGACGGCCGAGACCACAGAGGTGCCCCGCCGCCCGAACCCGGCTTCCTGCAAAGCCAGGTTGAGACTGGAGATGAAGGCGAGCACCTGCTCCCCCACCCGGTACGTCGACGGCTGGGTCCGTTCCAGGTCCCACATCCGGTCGTCCTCGAAGGCCCGCGCCATGGCGATCTGCTCTTCGATGTCCTCCGGCACGTGACGCAGCGCGGCATCCACGTAATGCCCCAGCGCCAGCCCGGAGTTGCCGGTGGTACGGCGATCCGCGTTCACCCGGTTCTTCAGCGCGGCCAGGACGTCCGGCGCGATCCGGAAGCCGTACCCCTGCCAACGCGTCGGATGCATCTTGGCGTCCGCGTAACTGGCGAACACCGCGGCATGGGCCCAGGACTGCCCCGGCCCACCACGGCCGGCGCCGCCGGAACCACTCCTGGCGGACGGACTCGGCGCGACGGAGTGGGAGGGCGCGGATGCCGAAGCCGTCGGCGCGGCCGTGCCGGGGACGGAATCGTCCCGGCGGGGTGCCGGTGCCGAGGCACCGTTGCGCTTGGCGGACTCCTTCGGACCGGTGTCCTTGCTCAGGTGCTTCGCGTTGGTGGACGTGTCGGTGTCGGTGTCGGTGTCGGTGTCCGCGTGGTCCGCGGTGTCGGCCGTGACGTTGTTCCGCTGAGCCGGTTCCGCGGTATCGGTCCGGGGCCTGCGCGGACGCGGCGCCGTCGTGGCACCGGGTGCGGGTACGCCGAGGCGGGCCGCCGGGTTCGGTGCTGCGGAGGCGGGCGCGGCCTGCGACAAGGGCGCGTCGTCGTACGTCGGCGGAGGCTGCGACGCGGGTACCGGTCTCGCCGCGGTGGCGGGGGGCGGCACAGGGGCGTCGTGCTCGTCGGCGGGGACGACGGTGTCGGACACGGGGTTCGGCCTGGGCGTGACCGGCGCGGGTGACTCGGGCGCCGGGACCTGGCTTTCGTCACCCGGGATCGTCGTGGCATCGGTCGTCGGCCCGGTGGGGACCGGCGCTGACGGCGGCGGCCCCGCGGGGTCGTCGGCGACCGGCCGCGGAGCGGTGGGTACGGTGCCACCGCCGCCGAGGAACGAACGGCTGGCCACGTCATCGGCACCGGCGATGAGACCCTGTACGAGAGCGGAGCCGGTGGGTTTGAAGTGGTTGGGGGCTCGCTTCTTCGCCTTGCCGGTCGCCTTGCCGCCCTGCCGTGAGCTGGACGGAGAGGACTTGTCGGTCACCGGAGGCCCTCACCGTCGATACGGTCCGGCGTCTCCCACTTCTGCGGAGGCTGCTCCATACGCCCGAGGATCTGCCACATCAGCTCGCCGTACATCTTGCCCGGAGGGTGGCTGGCGAAGCGGAGCACCGAGGGAACCCCGTGCGCGAACGAGTCGCTGATGCGCTCGTCACGGCGGATGTCGGTGAGGAAGGGCGCCAGCTTGGCGTCGAGCATGCCGTTGCGGATGTTGACCTCTTGGGCCTTCCACTTCGACGGCGGGTTGGAACGGTTGAGCACGGCCCCCAGGTACTGCGGGTCGCACTCGCCCCCCGTACGGTCCTTCACATAGCTGACCGTGCCTCGGGTGGCCACGGCGCCCTTGAGCGCGGGGTATTCGGGCACACAGACGGTGATCACATAGTCGCCGGCGGCGAGGGCGGTGGCGGAGAGGGAGGAGACCGCGGGCGGAGTGTCGATGAGGACGTAGTCGAAGTGGTCCTGGAGTTCAAGGAGCATGCGCCGCAGGACCGGGGTCGACTGATACCCCTTCTTATGGATGAGGTCCTGCGCGGCCGTCATCGTCGATTCCTCGGAAGCCAGCAGGTGGAGGGTGCCCGCGTCCTCCCAATCGGCGAGGAGATCGCTGCGGTCGTACCAGATGCTCTCCAGCGGCATCCGCATCCCCTGGAGACGAGCCTGGAGAACCCAGCCCAAAGAGCGGGCGAGCTGGTCCTCTCCTGCTAGGTTGACCCCGAGCGCCGTGCCCGCTTGTGCCTGGGGATCCAGGTCGACAACGAGGACGCGCGCTCCCCCGAGGGTCAGCGCGGCAGCTAGGTTGACCGTGGTGCTGGTCTTGCCGACCCCTCCCTTCTGCGTTGCGACCGCGATGACTCTCATCGCCTGTTCGCCCCTCTCCACTCAAGTCAGTTGCCAGCGCGAAGCGCGTGTCACCAGGGCATGAACCAGGGCAATTCCCCGAGCCAAGCCGGAGGAAACGGGCCGTTTGGCCGCTTCGTCCTCTCTCGGCGCCGCGGAACCTTCCCCTCCACACTCTAGTGACACGGGATCTTCGCGCATGACCATAACAGGGTTGACGCCGGCGGGAGGCAAGACGCGCGGCATTGCGACACGCGAACCGAGCTGACTCTCCCCCAGCCCGCCCCCGGGTCTTTGTCAGGAGGGGGTGCGCGCGGGCGTGGCTTGGTTGCTTGGGAGGAGGGTTGGCGGGGCGGGCTGGTGGGTGGGGTCGTGGGTTCGTGGGTCGTGGGTTAGTGGGGTCATGGGTTGGGTTCGGTTGGTTTGGGCGGGTGTGAGGGGTGGATGCGTGGGTGGGTGTGCTGAGTGGGGGTGCGCGTCCGGCGCCTTTGGTGAGGCCAATGTCGTTGTGGGTGCGGCTGGGGTGAGTGCTGGCGGGGCGGAGTGGTCGGAGGGGCCGGCTTCGATCCGGGTTGCGGTCGGGCGGATGGGGTGGGTGGTTCGAAGTGAGGTCTGGCTGAGGCGCGGGGGCGACGGTGAGCGCGGGGTGGGTTCGCTGATGGCGTGATCGAGGGTTGGGTGGTCCGATCGTGTGCGCGGTGGTGCGGTGGTGCGGTGGTGCGGTGGTGCGGTGGTCCGTGGGTGGGTTCGGCGGTTGGACCGGGGGTGGGTTCGGACGTGGGTGGGTGCGTTGGATCGGTGGGTGGAGTGTGGGTGGGTGCGTGAGCGCGTGGGTGTGTTGGACCGGTGGTTCGGCGGTTCGGCGGTTCGATCGTGGGTTGGTGAGTTGGGGTGTGAGTTTGCGGGTTGGTGGGTGTGCGGGGTTGTTCGTTCGGTGGTTTGGGCGTTCGCGGGTGGGATGGTGTGTGGGTGCGTTGGACGGATCGTTCGTGTGGTGGGTAGTGCGTTGGTTCGGTGGTGCGTGTGTTGGCTGGAGTGTGGGTTAGCGCGAGCGATCGTTAGTTGGTTCGTTTGTTTGCGGGAGCGTAAGTGAGAGTGTTGGTTTTGTTGTTTGGTGTGGCGTAAGTTTCGTCGTTCGTTGCAGCGTTGCAGGTTACGTAGTTGTAGTCGTAGCTCATTGCGTTGTATTGGTCGTTGTGCTTTCCGTTGCTATTTACGTTGCAGCCATCGTTGTGTCTCTCGTTGCAGGCGCGGAGGCTCGGCGGCCGTCCTGTTGTTGTAGCTTTCGTTGCATCCATCGTTGCAGCGATTAATGCTGGGCTGTCGGCGCGGAGCGTGCGGTGCTGTGTTGGGCGGTCGGGCCGCTCCAGGTTTGTAGCTGGCAGAGGCTCATCGTTGTACCCTTCGTTGCAGCGAGTGTTGTATGCCCAGGTCAACACGGTTTCGCCGTTCAGGTCGGCTCTTGAGATTGACGTGAAGGGGTTGTCGGCCGTCGGAGGGCGCTCAGGACGGGCGCGTTCCACGGCTTGCCTCAGTGCGGATGTCCTGACGCCCGTCGCATGCCGTCGTTGCCGGCTGGTGGTTGAGCGGGGGTAGGGACGTTGCCCGAAGAGGCTCGCCGCGGTGCACCCTGAGTTCTGAGCTGCACTGATCTTCGTGGAGTCCTTGAAGCCTGGGTTACGATCCAGGCGTAAGGAGAACCACCTGCAGTGCCAGCACCACGTAAGTACCCCGATGAACTCCGCGAGCGCGCCGTCCGCGAGGTCCGCTCGACCGGCCGCCCAGTGACGCATGTCGCCCGCGACCTCGGCATCCACAAGGAGGCCCTGCGGTCATGGGTTCGCCAGGCCGAGGCCGACGCCGGCGAGCGCGACGACCGCCTGACCAGCTCCGAGCTGGAGGAGCTGAAGCAACTCCGGAAAGAGAATGCCGAGTTGAGGCGGGCCAACGAGATTCTCAAGGCCGCCAGCGTGTTTTTTGCCCAGGAGATCGACCGTCCCCGGACGAGGCCGAGCAGGTGATCGACCACCTGCGAGACAAGGGCCTCGGGGTCGATCCCGTCTGCCGGGTGCTGGGCTTGTCTCCCTCGACGTACTTCGCGCGCAAGACGCGACCGAAGTCCGCCCGCCGGTTGCGTGATGAAGAGCTGATTCCGCTGGTCACAGCCGCGTGGGAGGACTCCGGCCGCACCTACGGCGCCCGCCGGGTCACCCGCGCGCTGGTCCGCGCCGGCCACGCGGTGGCCCGCTGCACGGTCGAGCGGCTGATGCGGGAGCTCGGGATCGAGGGCGTCATCCGCGGGCAACGTCGTCGCACCACGGTCCCCGAGCCGACCGCGCCGCGTCCGCCGGATCTGGTCAACCGGCGGTTCACCGCCGAGCGGCCGAACCAGCTGTGGTTGGCGGACCTGACCTACATCCGCACGTGGTCGGGCTGGGTCTACGTGGCGTTCGTCCTGGACGCGTACTCCCGCCGGATCGTGGGCTGGCAGGCCGCCACCCACATGCGCACGGACCTGCCGCTGGACGCACTGGAGATGGCGCTGTGGCGGCAGCAGATCAAGAAGGACGCCGGCCTCATTCATCACAGCGACCGCGGGTCGCAATACGTGTCCATTCGCTATACGGAGCGATTGGCCGAGGCCGGCGCCTCCGCGTCCGTGGGCTCCGTCGCCGATTCGTACGACAACGCGATGGCCGAGGCCTTGAATGGCACATTCAAGGCCGAACTGATCGAGCATCAGGGCCCGTGGCGGGACTTCGACGAAGTCGAGCGGGCCGTCTTCCAGTGGGTCGCGTGGTACAACGGTGAACGACTCCACTCCGCCCTCGGCTACCTGCCACCCGACGAGTACGAACAGGCGTACTGGGCGAGACCGGAGCAAGTCCCACAGACCGCTTGATCACACGATCGCGGACTCTACGAAAGTCGGGGCAGCTCATTCTGGCCAGGAAGACAGTGGCGGCCAGGGCGAGGACGCCGGCCACGCAGAGCTGTACTCGGTAGTCGAGGAGCGCGACCATGCCTGTCCCCAACAGCAGGGCGAGGCCGGTCGGGGCGAACATGAGGGTGTTGGCAGTGGCCGTGACCCGGCCCAGGAGTTCGTTGGGCGTTTGCCGTTGCAGCGCGGTCACCGATGCGACGAGGGGGCAGGGAAGTCCCAGCCCTATGGCTACGTGTCCGATGAGGACCACTGGCAGCCACGGTGTCGTGCGGGCCAGGATGCCGATGGCGAAGACGGACAGGCCCGCTGCGGCGAAGACCCGCTCGGGTATGCGCCGGAGGAACGCTCCTGCGGCGATCCCGATGAGAACGGAACCGAGCCCTTGCGCCCACAACAGCGCTCCGGCAAACGTTGGCGGGCGGTGCAACCCGGTGTCCAGGAGCGCGAACGTCGCCGTGCTGCTGAGGCTGGAGGCCGCCATCGCCGTTCCGCCCGCGACCACCAGCTTCCGTAGGAGGCGTTGACGCCACAGAAAGCGACCTCCCGCGACGGCGTCCTTTCGCCACGATCCGTTCTGGCGAAGCTTCGGGGCCGGCTCCCGCCTTCGTACCCGGACGCATACGAACGCCGCCGCGGCGAAGAGGAAGGTGATGGAGTCCAGCAGCGCGACGGCGGAGCCGCCCAGCGCGCTGAAGAGTCCGGCCCCGGCCAGCGGGGCCAGGAGCTTCATGCTCTCCACTGCGGTACGCACCAAGCCGTTGAGGTCACCTCGCAGCTCGTCGGGGACAGCGGAGGTCATAAGTGCCGTCTCGGCCGACTCGGTAAGTACGGCACCTGTACCCACCAAGATCAGTACGGCGAAGAGCAACCAGATCTGCCGGCTCGAGTGAAGCACCAACGGTGTGGTCAGCGCGGCGGCCAGGGCCAGATTGGTGCCGACGAGCAATCGCCGTCGTGGAAACCGGTCCGCCACCGCACCGATCAACGGCCCGGTCAGCGTGGGAAACCAGACGCAGAAGCCGGTGAAGGCGGCCAGACTGTCGGAGCCGCTGAGCGCCTTCACCCAGATTCCGGCGGCCAACGACATCGCCGAGTCGCCGAATCCGGAGACCACCACCCCGCCCAAGTAGAACGCCGCATCGCGGTTTCGCAAGACCCGCACCACGCCCCAGGCCATCCCCTCACCACCCCCTTCGCGGTGGCGTCACACTACCTCCAACGATTTGCTTGGAGGTAGCCCTCCCGCTCGACCACGTCATGC
It encodes:
- a CDS encoding dihydroxyacetone kinase subunit DhaK; protein product: MGPYFANATDPLVDDALAGFAEAHHELVVHDARQGYVYARRRSASRRVGLVSGGGSGHEPMHLGFVGEGMLDAACPGRIFASPHNRQIFEASCEVAGPDGVLHIVKNYTGDRINFGIAAERLAHRGIPCARVLVDDDLASQSEDIAVGRRGTAATVLIEKVLGAAADKGGGLEDLAALGASLTSRCRTIAVASRAHTSPTTGEPAFTLPPGVLEYGVGIHGERADRSIGQEPLRELLERMAGALLDALAPTPDTPLVVLVNSLGAVTRLELYAVFHEVARVLSERGVTVARSKVGDFTTALDMRGFSLSLLAGDDRTIELFDAPARTAAWYSGLEP
- a CDS encoding MFS transporter; translation: MAWGVVRVLRNRDAAFYLGGVVVSGFGDSAMSLAAGIWVKALSGSDSLAAFTGFCVWFPTLTGPLIGAVADRFPRRRLLVGTNLALAAALTTPLVLHSSRQIWLLFAVLILVGTGAVLTESAETALMTSAVPDELRGDLNGLVRTAVESMKLLAPLAGAGLFSALGGSAVALLDSITFLFAAAAFVCVRVRRREPAPKLRQNGSWRKDAVAGGRFLWRQRLLRKLVVAGGTAMAASSLSSTATFALLDTGLHRPPTFAGALLWAQGLGSVLIGIAAGAFLRRIPERVFAAAGLSVFAIGILARTTPWLPVVLIGHVAIGLGLPCPLVASVTALQRQTPNELLGRVTATANTLMFAPTGLALLLGTGMVALLDYRVQLCVAGVLALAATVFLARMSCPDFRRVRDRVIKRSVGLAPVSPSTPVRTRRVAGSRGRSGVVHRCTTRPTGRRPARLRRSPATGPDARSVRP
- a CDS encoding transposase; translation: MPAPRKYPDELRERAVREVRSTGRPVTHVARDLGIHKEALRSWVRQAEADAGERDDRLTSSELEELKQLRKENAELRRANEILKAASVFFAQEIDRPRTRPSR
- a CDS encoding ParA family protein is translated as MRVIAVATQKGGVGKTSTTVNLAAALTLGGARVLVVDLDPQAQAGTALGVNLAGEDQLARSLGWVLQARLQGMRMPLESIWYDRSDLLADWEDAGTLHLLASEESTMTAAQDLIHKKGYQSTPVLRRMLLELQDHFDYVLIDTPPAVSSLSATALAAGDYVITVCVPEYPALKGAVATRGTVSYVKDRTGGECDPQYLGAVLNRSNPPSKWKAQEVNIRNGMLDAKLAPFLTDIRRDERISDSFAHGVPSVLRFASHPPGKMYGELMWQILGRMEQPPQKWETPDRIDGEGLR